In the genome of Streptomyces sp. Tu 3180, the window GCCGCCGGGTCCGAGCAGGACGTGCCGGGCACGGCCGGTACGTCCGGACGGGTGCCCGCCGGGGTGCCGGCGTCCTCCACCGTCCGGGCCAGCAGCACACCGCGCCCGGCCTCCAGGACGTCCATCGCTGCCGCGGCGTCGCCGTCGTGCCGCAGTACGGTGGCGGCGGCCCGGGTGGACAGCAGCGGATATCCCTTGAGACTGAACATCAGATCGTCGCCGTCCAGCCGGGCCGTGCCCACTTCGGCATAGGCGAGGACGGCGGTCCGGTGGCCCTCGGCGGCGCCCGCCCAGTCAACGGCGGCCGCGGCGAGCCGGCCCCAGGAGCGGCCCGCGATGGCCCGCACGTGCGGGTTGGCGTTCCGGTTCCGGGCCGCGGCGGACAGGACACGGATCGCCTGCGCGCGGTCGTCGGGGTCCTGGGTCGCCTCGTACAGATTCTGCAATGCCGTACCGAGGTTGGCCAGCCGCACTGCCCGGGCGGGATCACCGGCCGGGGTGTCGGCCAGTGCCGAGCGGGCCAGCCGGACCGCCTCGCGCAGCCGTGCCACGTCCTCGGCGCCGGGCGGCGGATCGGACGGCGGCGTGAAGGTGCCGGTCCGCAGGAACTCCTCGAGCACCTGCTGGCCGAACCAGGCGGCGCGCGCCTCCTCGCCGTCGGCCTGGTGCGCCCGCTGCAGTATCTGGCTCAGGTGCGCGGCCGCCTGCGCGCGCTTCGGCGACCACTCCGGCAGCCCGTCCAGCACCGATTGCTGGAGCTCGACCGCCTCGTTGAGGTCGGCGGGCGCCGCGGCACGGCTGCGGGACCGCCATTCCAGCGCGTTCGCCAGCGCATCGGCCAGGGCCGGGCGCACCGGGTGCCTCGGGTCGGCCACGGCGAGCCCTTCGCGCAGCACGCCGATCGCCTCGTCCAGGGCGGGGAGGTCGCCGTACCGCTGGTGTTTTTGGAGGAGCCCGACTCCCAGCGTGCACAGGTACCGGACGCGCACCGGTTCCTCGTGCGGGGTGTCGCGGACGGCGTCACGCTGGAGCTCGAGCGACTCCAGGAGCATGCGGCTGTCGTCGGTGAGGTCGTACAGCTCCGCCAGCGTCAGGGCCAGACTCGCCCGCACGTGCGGATCCCGGGGCCGGGCAGCGGAGGCGGCGCGCAGCAGGGCGACCGCTCGGCGCAGGGTTTCCTGCCGGGTGGTGGCGGTACCGAGATGGCGCAGCAGGTCGCCGAGGAGGCGCAGCCGGTCCGGGTCGTCACCGTCGGCCTCCAGCGCTCGTTCGGCCAGCTGCACGCCCCGGTCGAGATCCCGGCGGTCCTCCCGGAGGCCGTAGCGCCACAGCAGGTTGCGGGCGAGCGCCTCCTCGTACTCGGGGCAGCGCTCGGGGGCATGGCGCCGGGCCAGTTCCAGGGCACGCTCGCAGGCCGCGACCGCCTCGTCCAGGTCCTGTGCCCGGCCGGTCGCCTCGGCCCGCATGGCCAGGGACTGGGCGAGCATGCCCAGCACCTCCAGGTGGAACGGCTCCGCGGAGTCGTTAGCCTCGGCACGCCGGTCGGCGACCCGCCAGGCCTCGACGGCCCGGTCCAGGGCGGCCTCGCCTCCCTCGACGAGCGAGAACCACAGCGTCCGTGCCAGCGCCCGGTGGTAACCGGTGATCACCTGGATGTCCGCACGATCGTGCGGGATTCGGTCGATGTCCTCGGTGAGGCGGACCAGCGCCCGCATGGCGTCGGGCTCACGGTGCTCCCTCACCCGGTCCGACAGCCGGGTGACGAACGGCAGCAGGACGCGCACCCGGTAGGAGTCCGGTGACGTCACGTTCTCGACGGCGGCCAGCAGCAGTTCGACGGCACCGGGCAGCGACCGGGCACCGACGATGTCGAGGGCGTCCGCGAGAGCGTGTGCGGCGGAGCTGTCCGGTGGCTGCTGCCTGCGGAGCGCGCTCGTGTACGGCGCTAGAGCGGCGACGGCCGCGTCGGCGGCGTTTCGGTCCCGCCGCTGCACGGCTTTCGTCAGGGAGTCGACCAGCGGGGCGTGGGGCGTCGGCATCAGGCGTCTCCTCTCTCCTCCTTCGGGCACGCCGGCTCGTCCTGCGGCGCACACGGGCACGGCACGGCGTCAGCGGAGTCGGTGGCACGTCAGCCCACCCGGCACTCCAGGACGAGCCGCAGCGGGCGGGGCACGTGCGCGGGCGGCGCGCCGGTGCCGGCCGGCGCCGCACGCTCCAGATCCAGCAGCGGGCGGAAGCAGCGCAGTGCGGCGGCCAGGTCGTCGGCGGCGGGCTCCCCGGCAAGCGTCTGGCAGACGTGGCGCTGCCAGTGCAGCATCCCGCAGGTCTGCAAGGTCACCGGGTCGATGAGGGCGTTGGGCCCAGTCAGGGCCAGTGCCTCCAGCAGCGCCTCGTCGTCGAGCAGCAGCGCCGGGTCACGGCTCGCCTCGAACTGGGCGAGCCGTTCGAGGATCGCCGGCAGCAGCCGTACCCAGACCGGTCCGGGCAGGCCAAGCGTCTCCGGCGCCTCCCCCAGACGTCGCCGCCAGCCCTGCTCATCGCCGACGGCCCGGCCCTTCAGATAGCAGGCGACACGTCTGCGCAGCGCCCGGCGGCGGAAGGCGCCCGCCGGGGCGGTGTCGTGGGTGCGCAGCCCCACACCGGACATGAGGGCCCCCACTGGCACCTCGTCTGCGGAACCGGGCACGAACTTGGCCGCCTCCGCGACGGTCGCCGCGGCCCACCACCACAGTTCGTGCACGACCGGCCGGAAGAGCGGCAGGGACCCCTTGATCCGCGGGGTGCGCCGGGCAGCGTCCACGTAGTCGAGGGCGATCGCCATCCAGCAACCAGGGTCGACGAGTTCGGACGGCTCCGGTCCCCCGAACAGCCACTCGGGTCCCCGCTCACCGGGCTGCGGCTCGGCGTACGGACGGGCGGGCCGGCCGAAGACGAACAGCCGCGAGTGCCCGCAGCCCGGGCACACGCCGTGCCACTCGCTCGCCCCGTGCCGGCCGGCCGCCACGTCCTCGATGTGCTGGGGGCTGAAGGCGCGCTGGCCACAGACGCAGGGGTTGACCATGACGTACGTCTCGGCCTCGTACCGGGTCCGGGCGATCGGGAGCACCATGCGTCGACACTAAGACACAACTTCGCTCTGCCGAGAGGCGTTTGACGACTGCGGGACACGGCCGGGGGATAGGTTCACCCTATGGATCAATCACCCGACCCCGTGGCCGCCCTCTGCGCCCAGCTCCAGGTGCTGCGCGTGTGCGCTCCCGAGGAGGCGGAGCGACTGGTGGCCGGTGCACGGCAAGGAAGCGACATCGGCGCGGAGCTGTCCCGGCTGCTGCTGCGGCTGGACATGGCCGTCGTCTCCGACACCGACCGGAGCGCTCCCGTCGGTCCCGCGATGATCGGCGGCTTCGGCCGGCACGCCGTGCACGAGCACTTCCGCTGCCCCGCCGAACGGTGTTCCCGGGTGCAGGCCCGCCGGCCGGCCGCGCCCGCGCCGGTCTGCCACCTGGAAGGCGTCCCGATGCGGCTGACGCGGAGCTGACGATGGACGTCGTCCTCGCCGAACTGGGCCGCCGGGCGGCCGAGAAGTGGGTCTCCCTGCTGACCCTTCCCGGTCTGCTGTTCATCGCCGCCGCGGCGGCCGGGCGGGTGCTCGGACACACCGGCTGGGCGGACGTCGGCACACTCGCGGACGCGGGCCGACGCGCCGCGGCCGACTTGGCGCGGGAGGGCACCCTGACGGTCGTCATGGCCGCCGCCCTGCTCCTGCTGTTGGCCACGGCCGCGGGTCTGGCCGCGACCGCCGCCGGACGGGCGGTACGCCTGTTCTGGCTCGCCGAGGGCCGGATACCGCCCGGTCCGTCCCTGATCGCCCGCCGGAGCCACCGCTGGGAGGCCGCGCAGCAGGCGTACGCGGACCACAGCGAGACGGTCGCCCGCCGGATATGGGAGGCAGGGGTGGGCTCGGGGGGCCGTGCTGGTCCGGGAGACTCGGGTGATCCGGCGCCCCCAGTGGACCCGGCGCGCCAAACTGACTCGGGCCGGCCGTATGACCCTGCGGGCGACGCAGCCGAGTTGGACCGTCTCGCCGACAGGCGCAACCGCATCTGTCTGGCCGAACCGACGCGGCCGCTGTGGATCGGGGACCGGCTGGCGGCGACCGACGCACGGGTGTACGCGGCATACGGGCTGGACTTGGGCACGGCGTGGCCGCGGCTGTGGCTGACCGTGCCGGAGGAGACGCGGGCCGAGGTGCGGCTGGCCGCGACCGCCTTCGACGCCGCCGCGGGCCTCGCCGGGTGGGGGCTGCTGTATCTGCTGCTGGGAGCCGTCTGGTGGCCGGCCGCGGTCGCCGGAGCGGTGGTGTGCGCCGTGGGCTGGCGGCGCGGCCGGGTCTGTGTCTCCGTCTACGCCGATCTGGTCGAGTCCGTCGTGGACCTGCACGGCCGCCCGCTCGCCCAGGCCCTCGGTCTGACGGAGGACCCGGGCCCCATGACGGAAGAACTCGGCACGGAGATCACCGCGGTCGTGCGCAAGGGGGCCTGACGGCGCCGTCGACGCGGCGGTCCCGGTCGGCCAGCCGCCGGCCCGGCCCGCACGGCCCGCCGCGCTATCCCGGCGCACCTGCGCTGCGCCGCAGTCACCTAACGGTCGCCGGTTCCGCAAGCTTGTCGGGGTCGTGCGGCGCCGGGGTGGCGGCAAGCCCACCGGTGGCCGGCCATGGGCTCTGCCCCGGGAGAGCCGCGTACTGCTGGTGGCCGCGTACTGGCGGACGAACCTCACGATGCGGCAGCTCGGGCCTCTGTTCGGGATCTCGAAGCCGGCCGCGGACCGGGGCATCGACCACATCGCTCCGCTTCCGGCCCTGGCCCCGGTGCGGCGCCGCCATCCGCTGGCACGGTGCTGATCGTGGACGGCACCCCGGTTCCCACCCGCGACCGCAGCGCGGCCGCCTCCAGCAAGAACTGCCACTACTCCACCAACCACCAGGTCGTCATCGACGCCCATACCCGGCTGGTCGTGGCGTCCGGACGCCCCTTGCCCGGCAACCGCCACGACGCCCGCGCCCACCGCGAATCGGACGTGGAAGGGGCCGTGAAGAACGCACCCGTTCCCGGCGACGGCGGCTATCGCGGTACTCCTGCTCCCATCCCGCACTGGCCACGCAAAGACCGGCCACTCACCCCCGCGCAGCAGGCCGACAACACCCTCCACCGCCGAGTGAGAGCCCGTGTTGAGCACGCCTTCTCCAGGATGAAGACCTACAAGATCCTCCGCGGCTGCCGACTACGCGGCGACGGCGTCCACCACGCCATCCTCGGCGTGGCCCGGCTGCACAACCTAGCCCTCGCTGGACGAACCCCACCTCAGTCGAGGACGTCAAGTCCCGTCCTCCACCCCTTACGGGACGGCGTTTGGAACCGCTGACGAAATGAGGTGCCTCCGACTCAAGGTGGAGTGACGGCACCGCGAGTCGTACTGGCGTCATTGCCTCAGAGAGTGAACTCGGAATGACAGCCCTTCCGGGCTGTGCAGTCTCAGAACGGAGTGGTCGGTCTCTCGGATCCAGGTAGTGGGACTCCGGCCACCGCCGCCGATCTGCACGCGGGAGATGACACCACCCAGATCATCGACCCCGACGGAGAGTTCCCACGCGGGACAGCGATGGGTTCGCGCGCCGCGATGAATGCGGCGGCCGTCAGAGGAGTACCTGTCAACTGGTGGTAGAAGTCCCGGGCCTGGTCCGGTTGGCCGCAAGCCAGGACCATGTGGTGTGGGGCGCCTACGAAGCGAGGCGGGAACTTCCACCCGGTGAACCCATGAGGTTGCCACAGGGAGAAGGCAGCGCCCACCGGGTCGATCAGCGTCGCCGTACGGCCCTGATCGCCCGCGTCAAAGGGAGCCACGACAAGGCGCGCGCCGTTTGCCGTCGCGGCTTCGGTGCGGCAGTCGACGTCGTCAACGGCCAGGTGGTAGGCGACGTGGGCGGGTGTGTCCGGCGGGTAGATCGGGTTCGCAAGGTCGCTGACACTGCCGATCTGGTACCCGCCGATGGTTGTCTTGGTGGCCTGGCGCCGGTCCTCCTCATCCACCGCAAGACACCAGCCCAGTGCCTCCGACAAGAAGGCGGCGGTGCCGGACGGTTCGCGGACTTTCAGGTCCATCCAGCAGAACTCGTTCAGCGAACCGAGGGCGGTCATCGTGTCCTCCTTGTCTCTCGGGTGGTGGGTATCGGCTCGCCGGGCGACTGCGCAAGCGGGTTTCAGCTGCCGGCCGTGCGAGAGCGTTGGCGGGAAGCCGCAAGTCTCTGCTGCGCGTGCAGTGACACCAGTCGTCTCCAGCAGATGGGAGCGCATCCGAGGGTGGGGAAGGCTTCGTGGATGTCGTCGCGTACCTCCCCGCGGATCCGCAGGCGGCGAAACCAGTGCAGGTGAGCGAAAGCGCGCTCGACGACCCAGCGTCGGGTGCCGAGTCCGGAGCCGTGTTCGGTGCCGCGGCGGGCGATCAGCGGCTTCGCGTCGAGGGCCCGGACCAGACGGCGGTACTTGTCGTGGCCGCGGTCAGCGAGGATCACGTCCGGGCGGCGCCGGGGCCGGCCACGCTTGCCCCGCACCGGCGGCACGGCCTGGAGGAGCGGGATCAGCTGGGTGGCGTCGTTGCGGTTGCCACCGGTCAAGGCGGCAGCGAGCGGGGTGCCGGTGGCGTCAGTGATCAGACGATGCTTACTGCCCGTCCCGCCCCGGTCGACGGGGCTTCGTCCGGTTTTGGCTCCCCCTTCAACGCCCGGATGCGGGAGCCGTGGACCGCCGCGCGGGAGAAGTCCAGGGCGTTCGCGCCGCGCAGTTCGGCGAGGAGAGCCTTGTGCAGCCGGGGCCGCACTCCGGCCTCAGCCCACTCGGCCAGGCGGCGCCAGCATGTCATGCCCGAGCCGAAGCCGAGTTCCTGCGGCAGATGT includes:
- a CDS encoding VOC family protein; its protein translation is MTALGSLNEFCWMDLKVREPSGTAAFLSEALGWCLAVDEEDRRQATKTTIGGYQIGSVSDLANPIYPPDTPAHVAYHLAVDDVDCRTEAATANGARLVVAPFDAGDQGRTATLIDPVGAAFSLWQPHGFTGWKFPPRFVGAPHHMVLACGQPDQARDFYHQLTGTPLTAAAFIAAREPIAVPRGNSPSGSMIWVVSSPACRSAAVAGVPLPGSERPTTPF
- a CDS encoding CHAT domain-containing protein, translating into MPTPHAPLVDSLTKAVQRRDRNAADAAVAALAPYTSALRRQQPPDSSAAHALADALDIVGARSLPGAVELLLAAVENVTSPDSYRVRVLLPFVTRLSDRVREHREPDAMRALVRLTEDIDRIPHDRADIQVITGYHRALARTLWFSLVEGGEAALDRAVEAWRVADRRAEANDSAEPFHLEVLGMLAQSLAMRAEATGRAQDLDEAVAACERALELARRHAPERCPEYEEALARNLLWRYGLREDRRDLDRGVQLAERALEADGDDPDRLRLLGDLLRHLGTATTRQETLRRAVALLRAASAARPRDPHVRASLALTLAELYDLTDDSRMLLESLELQRDAVRDTPHEEPVRVRYLCTLGVGLLQKHQRYGDLPALDEAIGVLREGLAVADPRHPVRPALADALANALEWRSRSRAAAPADLNEAVELQQSVLDGLPEWSPKRAQAAAHLSQILQRAHQADGEEARAAWFGQQVLEEFLRTGTFTPPSDPPPGAEDVARLREAVRLARSALADTPAGDPARAVRLANLGTALQNLYEATQDPDDRAQAIRVLSAAARNRNANPHVRAIAGRSWGRLAAAAVDWAGAAEGHRTAVLAYAEVGTARLDGDDLMFSLKGYPLLSTRAAATVLRHDGDAAAAMDVLEAGRGVLLARTVEDAGTPAGTRPDVPAVPGTSCSDPAAEAEAGPVVAVNVSEYGCDALLLTAAGASSVPLPDLSAPIVEERAAAFLTALQILGGGDRFDPLDVHAASRYVGRTLAWLWDTVAEPVLTALGLTRASAAGAPLPRLWLMPTAALGFLPLHAAGHHTAGDGRTLIDRAVPSYTVTLRALRHARRAAGSSGARRPLRPLAVCVPRVPGVPELPAAEQEIASLRARITGLRVLSDEEARPDAVRAALAESDWVHFACHATGNLDRPSAGRLHLSGGSLTVADVMGTRTPGAFLAYLSACGTGRPGVDLPDEVIHLSSAFQAAGYPHVISTLWPVGDRAAAGIAEEVYEQLVTAGSDPARALHTAVRRLRDVREGSQPAQWASHIHTGP
- a CDS encoding IS5 family transposase (programmed frameshift); protein product: MARPKPWEVDDELWAVIEPLLPRIERRTRHPGGERHPDRPVFQGILFVPHTGITWEHLPQELGFGSGMTCWRRLAEWAEAGVRPRLHKALLAELRGANALDFSRAAVHGSRIRALKGGAKTGRSPVDRGGTGSKHRLITDATGTPLAAALTGGNRNDATQLIPLLQAVPPVRGKRGRPRRRPDVILADRGHDKYRRLVRALDAKPLIARRGTEHGSGLGTRRWVVERAFAHLHWFRRLRIRGEVRDDIHEAFPTLGCAPICWRRLVSLHAQQRLAASRQRSRTAGS